A window of the Brassica napus cultivar Da-Ae chromosome C5, Da-Ae, whole genome shotgun sequence genome harbors these coding sequences:
- the LOC106452258 gene encoding uncharacterized protein LOC106452258 isoform X9, with the protein MVSGSRTGGNRAMDDEERKLIESIREIVGNHTDADIHAALKEADMNADEAVQKLIHQDPFHEVKRRRDRKKEVAVLVEPADEKKPLESVTSEVNVRTQPEHNARRGGHSRNVFPRNAAPRDDFHRNTAPRNEFPRNAAPRNEFPRNAAQQNEFPGNPAPRNAFPRNAAPRNAFPRNPATGSKREFRVVRDNRSNPNVGEELKHTSAHQSSGLNISKAMASQNQKGLTGGVGNRRSPGDQDFSKDCNAVADVRLRDAEIAPFHHPTRKELSDGKQTARSVTLPSTNSVIGVYPSSTDPVHVPSPVSRSSPVGAIKREVRGGDFGGKPSENVGKDPSASTGSLSGSSIRKIGTPNAHRSSSPNSKIDQVSQTTLRESVLPSCGEKNRPVLNRQRGNRGSQNARTQQVGGHTKGVSQNKEWKPKPIHKSVGHNPGVIGTPAKSQACRSDDISLNLESEAVKVQDKLSHVHISESQNVIIADHIRVPETDRCQLTFGSFVQEFSSSVNSESAFQESCSLEELRETDRSSPVSPPETVTDGPGDKPIDILDDHVRVSESDSRVPVASEHQLPEEKEAHRSDNLDEYSEIQLLSRNGPHYTPLEFEEQQDPPELQKAPAYGNHGSYDSPYENVRGQGLPSQQEVLSTQMVNNGPSSTIPMLQQQQQQQQQASMQQMYSQVQVAHFPNLMPYRQFVSYVPQMPMPGYSGNPAAYAHPSNGNSYVLMPGGGSHPGSNGVKYGIQQFKPVPTGGPTGFGTYNNNPNAYQINTPNVVGNAMGLEDPSRMKYKDGNIYVQNPQNPRDLSSLQSPPYYNVAGQTPHGAYLPSHTSHPSFNAAAQSPQMQFQGLFHPPQPGAMANQHHMGPGLGGNVGVVPSPPSQLGAYQQSQLGHPNWGANF; encoded by the exons ATGGTGTCTGGGTCCAGAACCGGCGGTAATCGGGCGATGGATGATGAAGAGAGAAAGCTGATTGAGTCGATTAGAGAAATCGTGGGTAATCACACCGACGCCGATATCCACGCCGCCTTGAAAGAAGCTGACATGAACGCCGACGAGGCTGTGCAGAAGCTGATCCATCAAG ATCCGTTCCATGaggtgaagagaagaagagacagGAAGAAAGAG GTTGCAGTATTGGTTGAGCCTGCCGACGAAAAGAAACCTCTTGAAAGTGTTACCAGTGAAGTGAACGTTCGTACACAGCCTGAGCATAATGCTCGGAGAGGAGGCCACAGTAGGAATGTCTTCCCTAGGAACGCTGCTCCACGAGATGATTTTCATAGGAACACTGCTCCGCGAAATGAATTTCCTAGGAACGCTGCTCCACGAAATGAGTTTCCTAGGAACGCTGCTCAACAAAATGAGTTTCCTGGGAACCCTGCTCCACGTAATGCCTTTCCTAGGAACGCTGCTCCACGAAATGCATTTCCTAGGAATCCTGCTACTG GATCCAAGAGAGAGTTTCGTGTTGTTAGAGACAATAGGTCTAATCCAAATGTTGGTGAAGAGTTGAAGCATACTTCCGCTCACCAGTCTTCTGGATTAAACATTAGCAAAGCAATGGCCTCTCAGAACCAAAAGGG CTTAACAGGTGGTGTAGGCAATCGTCGATCTCCTGGGGATCAAGATTTTTCAAAAGATTGTAATGCAGTAGCAGATGTCAGGCTCAGAGATGCTGAAATTGCTCCATTCCACCATCCTACCAGAAAAGAACTCTCTGATGGAAAGCAGACGGCCCGTAGTGTTACCTTGCCATCAACCAATTCAGTTATTGGTGTATATCCGTCTTCCACAGATCCAGTTCATGTACCATCTCCTGTTTCTAGATCATCACCTGTGGGAGCTATTAAACGTGAAGTAAGAGGTGGAGACTTTGGTGGAAAACCTTCTGAAAATGTTGGTAAAGATCCATCTGCATCTACGGGTTCTTTGTCAGGGTCCTCGATTAGAAAGATTGGGACTCCAAATGCACATCGATCATCTTCCCCAAATTCAAAGATTGATCAAGTCAGTCAAACTACTTTACGAGAGTCTGTTTTACCCAGCTGTGGGGAAAAGAATAGACCTGTTTTGAACAGGCAGCGTGGAAACAGAGGAAGCCAAAATGCTAGAACCCAACAAGTTGGTGGTCATACAAAAG GAGTCTCACAGAACAAGGAATGGAAGCCTAAACCAATTCATAAATCTGTTGGACATAACCCTGGAGTAATTGGAACACCTGCAAAGTCTCAGGCTTGTCGTTCTGATGATATTTCCTTAAATTTGGAATCGGAGGCTGTTAAGGTGCAAGATAAGCTTTCGCATGTTCATATCAGTGAAAGCCAGAATGTCATCATCGCAGATCATATTCGCGTCCCAGAGACTGACCGATGTCAGCTTACTTTTGGTAGCTTTGTTCAAGAGTTTAGTTCTTCAGTGAATTCAGAATCTGCTTTCCAGGAATCATGCTCTTTAGAAGAACTTAGAGAAACTGATCGTAG TTCGCCAGTTTCTCCTCCAGAGACTGTAACAGATGGTCCTGGGGATAAGCCTATCGATATTCTTGATGATCATGTCAGAGTTTCTGAATCTGACTCACGTGTACCAGTGGCGTCTGAGCATCAGTTACCCGAAGAGAAGGAGGCTCACAGATCTGACAATTTGGATGAGTACTCGGAAATTCAATTGCTCAGTAGGAACGGTCCACATTATACTCCTTTAGAGTTTGAAGAGCAGCAAGATCCTCCTGAGTTGCAAAAAGCTCCT GCATATGGTAATCACGGTAGTTATGACTCTCCGTATGAAAACGTACGAGGACAAGGATTACCATCTCAGCAAGAG GTGTTAAGTACTCAAATGGTGAACAATGGCCCTTCATCTACGATTCCCATgctgcagcagcagcagcaacaacaacagcagGCGTCAATGCAACAGATGTACTCGCAGGTTCAAGTTGCACATTTTCCCAATCTGATGCCTTATCGTCAGTTCGTCTCCTATGTTCCCCAGATGCCCATGCCAGGCTACTCAGGTAACCCAGCAGCGTATGCACATCCTTCAAATGGAAATAGCTATGTTCTGATGCCTGGAGGTGGTTCTCATCCTGGCTCAAACGGTGTCAAGTATGGCATCCAGCAATTCAAGCCAGTCCCAACAGGTGGTCCTACTGGTTTTGGGACTTACAACAACAACCCTAATGCGTATCAGATTAATACTCCCAATGTAGTTGGAAACGCCATGGGTCTTGAAGATCCATCTCGCATGAAATACAAAGATGGGAATATCTACGTTCAAAACCCTCAG AATCCAAGAGATCTTTCTAGCCTTCAGTCTCCTCCATATTACAACGTAGCTGGTCAAACGCCTCATGGTGCTTATTTACCATCCCATACATCACATCCATCCTTCAACGCCGCTGCACAATCTCCTCAAATGCAGTTCCAGGGTCTCTTCCATCCCCCACAACCTGGTGCAATGGCGAATCAACACCACATGGGACCTGGGCTTGGTGGTAATGTTGGGGTTGTGCCCTCTCCTCCCTCTCAACTTGGTGCTTATCAGCAATCACAACTTGGTCATCCCAATTGGGGAGCAAACTTCTGA
- the LOC106452258 gene encoding uncharacterized protein LOC106452258 isoform X10 produces MVSGSRTGGNRAMDDEERKLIESIREIVGNHTDADIHAALKEADMNADEAVQKLIHQDPFHEVKRRRDRKKEVAVLVEPADEKKPLESVTSEVNVRTQPEHNARRGGHSRNVFPRNAAPRDDFHRNTAPRNEFPRNAAPRNEFPRNAAQQNEFPGNPAPRNAFPRNAAPRNAFPRNPATGSKREFRVVRDNRSNPNVGEELKHTSAHQSSGLNISKAMASQNQKGLTGGVGNRRSPGDQDFSKDCNAVADVRLRDAEIAPFHHPTRKELSDGKQTARSVTLPSTNSVIGVYPSSTDPVHVPSPVSRSSPVGAIKREVRGGDFGGKPSENVGKDPSASTGSLSGSSIRKIGTPNAHRSSSPNSKIDQVSQTTLRESVLPSCGEKNRPVLNRQRGNRGSQNARTQQVGGHTKGVSQNKEWKPKPIHKSVGHNPGVIGTPAKSQACRSDDISLNLESEAVKVQDKLSHVHISESQNVIIADHIRVPETDRCQLTFGSFVQEFSSSVNSESAFQESCSLEELRETDRSSPVSPPETVTDGPGDKPIDILDDHVRVSESDSRVPVASEHQLPEEKEAHRSDNLDEYSEIQLLSRNGPHYTPLEFEEQQDPPELQKAPAYGNHGSYDSPYENVRGQGLPSQQEQVLSTQMVNNGPSSTIPMLQQQQQQQQQASMQQMYSQVQVAHFPNLMPYRQFVSYVPQMPMPGYSGNPAAYAHPSNGNSYVLMPGGGSHPGSNGVKYGIQQFKPVPTGGPTGFGTYNNNPNAYQINTPNVVGNAMGLEDPSRMKYKDGNIYVQNPQNPRDLSSLQSPPYYNVAGQTPHGAYLPSHTSHPSFNAAAQSPQMQFQGLFHPPQPGAMANQHHMGPGLGGNVGVVPSPPSQLGAYQQSQLGHPNWGANF; encoded by the exons ATGGTGTCTGGGTCCAGAACCGGCGGTAATCGGGCGATGGATGATGAAGAGAGAAAGCTGATTGAGTCGATTAGAGAAATCGTGGGTAATCACACCGACGCCGATATCCACGCCGCCTTGAAAGAAGCTGACATGAACGCCGACGAGGCTGTGCAGAAGCTGATCCATCAAG ATCCGTTCCATGaggtgaagagaagaagagacagGAAGAAAGAG GTTGCAGTATTGGTTGAGCCTGCCGACGAAAAGAAACCTCTTGAAAGTGTTACCAGTGAAGTGAACGTTCGTACACAGCCTGAGCATAATGCTCGGAGAGGAGGCCACAGTAGGAATGTCTTCCCTAGGAACGCTGCTCCACGAGATGATTTTCATAGGAACACTGCTCCGCGAAATGAATTTCCTAGGAACGCTGCTCCACGAAATGAGTTTCCTAGGAACGCTGCTCAACAAAATGAGTTTCCTGGGAACCCTGCTCCACGTAATGCCTTTCCTAGGAACGCTGCTCCACGAAATGCATTTCCTAGGAATCCTGCTACTG GATCCAAGAGAGAGTTTCGTGTTGTTAGAGACAATAGGTCTAATCCAAATGTTGGTGAAGAGTTGAAGCATACTTCCGCTCACCAGTCTTCTGGATTAAACATTAGCAAAGCAATGGCCTCTCAGAACCAAAAGGG CTTAACAGGTGGTGTAGGCAATCGTCGATCTCCTGGGGATCAAGATTTTTCAAAAGATTGTAATGCAGTAGCAGATGTCAGGCTCAGAGATGCTGAAATTGCTCCATTCCACCATCCTACCAGAAAAGAACTCTCTGATGGAAAGCAGACGGCCCGTAGTGTTACCTTGCCATCAACCAATTCAGTTATTGGTGTATATCCGTCTTCCACAGATCCAGTTCATGTACCATCTCCTGTTTCTAGATCATCACCTGTGGGAGCTATTAAACGTGAAGTAAGAGGTGGAGACTTTGGTGGAAAACCTTCTGAAAATGTTGGTAAAGATCCATCTGCATCTACGGGTTCTTTGTCAGGGTCCTCGATTAGAAAGATTGGGACTCCAAATGCACATCGATCATCTTCCCCAAATTCAAAGATTGATCAAGTCAGTCAAACTACTTTACGAGAGTCTGTTTTACCCAGCTGTGGGGAAAAGAATAGACCTGTTTTGAACAGGCAGCGTGGAAACAGAGGAAGCCAAAATGCTAGAACCCAACAAGTTGGTGGTCATACAAAAG GAGTCTCACAGAACAAGGAATGGAAGCCTAAACCAATTCATAAATCTGTTGGACATAACCCTGGAGTAATTGGAACACCTGCAAAGTCTCAGGCTTGTCGTTCTGATGATATTTCCTTAAATTTGGAATCGGAGGCTGTTAAGGTGCAAGATAAGCTTTCGCATGTTCATATCAGTGAAAGCCAGAATGTCATCATCGCAGATCATATTCGCGTCCCAGAGACTGACCGATGTCAGCTTACTTTTGGTAGCTTTGTTCAAGAGTTTAGTTCTTCAGTGAATTCAGAATCTGCTTTCCAGGAATCATGCTCTTTAGAAGAACTTAGAGAAACTGATCGTAG TTCGCCAGTTTCTCCTCCAGAGACTGTAACAGATGGTCCTGGGGATAAGCCTATCGATATTCTTGATGATCATGTCAGAGTTTCTGAATCTGACTCACGTGTACCAGTGGCGTCTGAGCATCAGTTACCCGAAGAGAAGGAGGCTCACAGATCTGACAATTTGGATGAGTACTCGGAAATTCAATTGCTCAGTAGGAACGGTCCACATTATACTCCTTTAGAGTTTGAAGAGCAGCAAGATCCTCCTGAGTTGCAAAAAGCTCCT GCATATGGTAATCACGGTAGTTATGACTCTCCGTATGAAAACGTACGAGGACAAGGATTACCATCTCAGCAAGAG CAGGTGTTAAGTACTCAAATGGTGAACAATGGCCCTTCATCTACGATTCCCATgctgcagcagcagcagcaacaacaacagcagGCGTCAATGCAACAGATGTACTCGCAGGTTCAAGTTGCACATTTTCCCAATCTGATGCCTTATCGTCAGTTCGTCTCCTATGTTCCCCAGATGCCCATGCCAGGCTACTCAGGTAACCCAGCAGCGTATGCACATCCTTCAAATGGAAATAGCTATGTTCTGATGCCTGGAGGTGGTTCTCATCCTGGCTCAAACGGTGTCAAGTATGGCATCCAGCAATTCAAGCCAGTCCCAACAGGTGGTCCTACTGGTTTTGGGACTTACAACAACAACCCTAATGCGTATCAGATTAATACTCCCAATGTAGTTGGAAACGCCATGGGTCTTGAAGATCCATCTCGCATGAAATACAAAGATGGGAATATCTACGTTCAAAACCCTCAG AATCCAAGAGATCTTTCTAGCCTTCAGTCTCCTCCATATTACAACGTAGCTGGTCAAACGCCTCATGGTGCTTATTTACCATCCCATACATCACATCCATCCTTCAACGCCGCTGCACAATCTCCTCAAATGCAGTTCCAGGGTCTCTTCCATCCCCCACAACCTGGTGCAATGGCGAATCAACACCACATGGGACCTGGGCTTGGTGGTAATGTTGGGGTTGTGCCCTCTCCTCCCTCTCAACTTGGTGCTTATCAGCAATCACAACTTGGTCATCCCAATTGGGGAGCAAACTTCTGA